The Schistosoma haematobium chromosome 7, whole genome shotgun sequence genome contains a region encoding:
- a CDS encoding hypothetical protein (EggNog:ENOG4113B23~COG:G), which produces MMSYCVFVCIQSTVNMPNYDTATVQLASGENPVYLDGGGLTGSRNAPIPSDNNQMISVNTSNSLAFLSGTTNPPLPSTTGRDPAQTRTHPIRSVSEIRIIIMVILLAPIY; this is translated from the exons ATGATGTCATATTGTGTATTTGTATGCATACAGAGTACCGTGAATATGCCCAATTATGATACTGCCACTGTTCAATTGGCATCTGGAGAAAATCCAGTGTATTTAGATGGTGGTGGACTCACGGGATCTAGAAATGCGCCCAtaccttctgataataatcaaatgattTCTGTCAATACATCAAATTCACTGGCTTTTCTAAGTGGTACTACTAACCCACCACTACCATCAACAACAGGACGTGATCCTGCTCAAACAAGGACACATCCGATTCGTTCTGTTTCTGAG ATCcgcataataataatggtaatactGCTGGCGCCGATTTATTAG